One segment of Triticum aestivum cultivar Chinese Spring chromosome 2A, IWGSC CS RefSeq v2.1, whole genome shotgun sequence DNA contains the following:
- the LOC123186914 gene encoding uncharacterized protein: MNCSVDQDALAAFTKHVDGQLLRVNALLVVHTVLMGVMVGIGAYGHRYRHHPLTRYLFLGVTMLFLPTVSYIVSTTSNQRAIAVPFGRNLETISMVCYPIILGVLVWSGLVQIVGINTAVIVAGDAREARDIAPPAVFLVEAIWISYLMAIAVPQYHLDSPWFIFAPWALIFAKLLLKYYSWYKARQSLTLAHNPRLIVGYMEQLQDRSHHVDLARPPPLIVTGEDAESVQKQPHGYTFKWISNRGHRTSINNGILTMDKVWQICVMLPTSTAHLLKDVCFSFALFKLLRCRFARYTIADAGFMKARNFLRLVLLEERDEERVLGVIAHELTFLHDYYYSSLPVSYSKSWLPILNIFISLLSISYCIFSIVFLTVVKYGTFGEPQLACYKHCNGTDEYRHFRSVLFERMSLCSLAALVLLAEMREIASYICSNWTKIALIRCYINNASWQQSPTTKKWVGNLLQCRCKMLKHWEDKMYLCSVIVLHPRKTPVALLRRLINLPDQKKKVPTAVKVAIIHALRRHVRAGNNGVPSLPKILQQLQVGDSLLWTFNGAKGTADIMLVCHIATTHEHP; encoded by the coding sequence ATGAACTGCTCCGTTGATCAAGATGCACTTGCGGCCTTCACTAAGCACGTGGATGGGCAGTTGCTGCGAGTCAACGCTCTTCTGGTAGTGCACACTGTCTTGATGGGAGTCATGGTCGGCATAGGCGCCTACGGCCATCGCTATCGCCACCATCCATTGACCCGCTACCTCTTCCTTGGTGTGACCATGTTGTTTCTACCCACCGTCTCCTATATTGTCTCCACCACTAGTAATCAGCGTGCCATCGCCGTTCCATTTGGGAGGAATTTGGAAACCATTTCTATGGTTTGCTACCCAATCATCCTGGGTGTCTTAGTATGGTCTGGTCTTGTTCAGATTGTCGGTATCAATACTGCTGTAATAGTTGCTGGAGATGCTAGAGAAGCTCGAGACATTGCACCCCCTGCGGTATTTCTTGTTGAAGCAATATGGATTTCTTACCTTATGGCCATCGCAGTTCCACAATATCATCTGGATTCTCCTTGGTTTATTTTTGCACCATGGGCTCTTATCTTTGCCAAATTACTTTTGAAGTATTATTCATGGTACAAGGCCAGACAATCATTAACACTTGCACACAATCCTCGTCTTATTGTTGGATACATGGAGCAGTTACAAGATAGAAGCCACCACGTAGATCTAGCAAGACCTCCCCCACTTATAGTCACGGGAGAGGATGCTGAATCAGTACAGAAACAGCCTCATGGTTATACCTTCAAATGGATATCCAATAGAGGTCATAGGACAAGTATAAACAATGGCATACTCACCATGGACAAAGTTTGGCAGATCTGCGTCATGCTTCCGACCTCGACAGCACATCTGCTTAAAGATGTATGCTTTTCGTTCGCATTGTTCAAGTTGCTACGGTGTCGATTTGCAAGGTACACAATTGCTGATGCTGGCTTCATGAAGGCCCGTAACTTTTTACGGCTTGTATTGCTCGAGGAGAGAGATGAGGAAAGGGTACTTGGGGTGATTGCACATGAGCTTACTTTTCTTCATGATTATTATTATTCTTCACTCCCAGTTTCATACTCAAAGAGTTGGCTGCCCATTTTGAACATATTTATTTCACTCTTAAGCATCAGTTACTGCATATTTTCCATAGTTTTTCTCACAGTGGTCAAATATGGTACTTTTGGTGAACCACAGTTAGCTTGTTACAAGCACTGCAACGGCACTGATGAGTATAGGCACTTCAGAAGTGTATTGTTTGAACGCATGTCACTGTGTTCACTTGCTGCACTAGTTTTGCTTGCTGAGATGAGAGAGATTGCTTCGTACATCTGCTCTAACTGGACAAAAATAGCCCTTATCCGCTGCTATATAAACAATGCTTCTTGGCAACAATCTCCTACCACGAAGAAATGGGTTGGCAATCTATTGCAGTGTAGATGCAAGATGTTGAAACATTGGGAGGACAAAATGTACTTGTGCTCAGTCATAGTGCTCCACCCAAGGAAAACTCCAGTGGCTCTTCTTCGTCGTCTCATTAATCTTCCTGACCAAAAGAAGAAGGTACCAACAGCGGTGAAGGTTGCTATCATCCATGCATTGAGAAGGCATGTGCGAGCCGGAAACAATGGCGTGCCATCTCTGCCCAAGATCCTGCAGCAGCTACAAGTCGGCGACAGCCTACTTTGGACGTTCAATGGCGCCAAAGGTACAGCTGACATCATGCTTGTGTGTCACATCGCCACGACCCACGAGCATCCTTGA